The following are encoded together in the Actinoplanes sp. N902-109 genome:
- a CDS encoding helix-turn-helix domain-containing protein, which produces MERQYTYAEAAIVLRVAESTLRRWVSRGLVPCHRAGRLVRFTEADLTAALKPSSAASSERPVRRAGRRQRR; this is translated from the coding sequence ATGGAGAGGCAGTACACCTATGCCGAGGCGGCCATCGTCCTACGAGTCGCCGAGAGCACCTTGCGACGATGGGTCTCAAGAGGACTTGTGCCTTGCCACCGAGCGGGACGGCTGGTGCGCTTCACGGAAGCCGACCTCACAGCAGCCTTAAAGCCCTCATCCGCCGCCTCCTCGGAGAGACCCGTACGCCGTGCGGGACGCAGGCAACGTCGCTAG
- a CDS encoding IS481 family transposase, translating into MSHANAALTPRARLRLARLVVEQGWSPARAAERYDVSWRTAKRWAERYRELGVAGMQDRSSRPHRSPARTPRPTVRKIVHLRWKHRLGPVQIGGRLGLPASTVHAVLARCRLNRLSHIDRVTGEPVRRYEHDRPGAMLHVDVTKYGNIPDGGGWRYIRRRQGRRHREATAARTGARSRTYEPQVGTAFVHTVVDDHSRVAYAEIHTDEKAATAIGVLRNAVAWFAARGVTIERVLSDNGSAYKSIAWRDACAELGIRPKKTRPYRPQTNGKVERFHRTLNDGWAFARFYNSEQARRKALPAFLHHYNHHRPHTATGGLPPITRLTNVPGQHT; encoded by the coding sequence ATGTCCCACGCTAACGCCGCGTTGACTCCACGCGCCCGATTGCGGCTGGCGCGTCTGGTCGTCGAGCAGGGCTGGTCACCCGCACGAGCGGCGGAACGCTACGACGTGTCCTGGCGGACGGCGAAGCGCTGGGCCGAGCGCTACCGCGAACTCGGCGTCGCCGGGATGCAGGACCGCTCATCACGGCCGCACCGCAGCCCGGCCCGCACCCCACGACCCACGGTGCGCAAGATCGTGCATCTGCGCTGGAAACACCGCCTGGGCCCAGTCCAGATCGGCGGCCGCCTGGGCCTGCCGGCTTCGACCGTGCACGCGGTCCTGGCCCGGTGCCGGCTCAACCGGCTCAGCCATATCGACCGGGTCACCGGCGAGCCCGTCCGGCGTTACGAACACGACCGGCCCGGCGCGATGCTGCACGTGGACGTCACCAAGTACGGCAACATCCCCGACGGCGGCGGCTGGCGCTACATCAGGCGTCGTCAAGGCCGCCGCCACCGCGAAGCCACCGCCGCACGCACCGGCGCCCGCAGCAGAACCTACGAACCGCAGGTCGGGACGGCGTTCGTGCACACCGTCGTCGACGACCACTCCCGCGTCGCCTATGCCGAGATCCACACCGACGAGAAGGCCGCTACCGCGATCGGTGTGCTGCGTAATGCCGTCGCCTGGTTCGCCGCACGCGGCGTGACCATCGAGCGGGTGCTGTCGGACAACGGCTCGGCCTACAAGTCGATCGCCTGGCGCGACGCCTGCGCCGAGCTGGGCATCCGGCCGAAGAAGACCCGCCCTTACCGGCCGCAGACCAACGGCAAGGTCGAACGCTTTCACCGCACCCTCAACGACGGCTGGGCCTTCGCCCGCTTCTACAACAGCGAGCAGGCTCGCAGGAAGGCACTACCGGCCTTCCTGCATCACTACAATCACCACCGACCCCACACCGCAACCGGCGGCCTACCACCCATCACCAGGTTGACCAACGTCCCTGGACAGCACACCTAG
- a CDS encoding restriction endonuclease yields the protein MSTSVRGTRFNMLLADAFARDGVDTEADQRGPNGEVDVAFNYDGTWWLLEAKWYAQPIDVAPLRHLRDMLDQRRPGTMGILASLSGFDDSARRRSESARDVVLLDRPHLEALISGVVSGPELISGVNRALSVLGHPEIPLAFLLRPRRAEPQSSLALGVPDGFTAASVAAQDGVEADVIAHGQSLSGIAVGGGHLLITSPDGVMTVPGRPGRSGTKLRPRLELTGATGSPLHCGNGELLVVRGGGVLRSRADELTVTAGGFTRAPLLFQGPDAAAWLLDLGTDEDDWTGNQAANLVQVGRELGDEQRWPAGLPAGNCRAACWLHDRVFFVLGSGHSAVVDLDTGSSRWIRTPLGQPGGLIRLDERRVLLVGRGDVAVQVTILDTATEHAVPPVAVHLTGHVAGAARLGDDLYVLAGAPVDATIRPVVARLDLQSLIRRLQAGAG from the coding sequence ATGAGTACCTCGGTGCGGGGCACGCGGTTTAACATGCTATTGGCGGACGCTTTTGCGCGTGACGGTGTCGATACTGAGGCAGACCAGCGTGGTCCGAACGGCGAGGTCGACGTCGCCTTCAACTATGACGGCACGTGGTGGCTGCTCGAGGCGAAGTGGTACGCGCAGCCGATCGACGTGGCGCCCCTGCGGCACCTGCGGGACATGCTGGATCAGCGTCGGCCGGGGACCATGGGTATCCTGGCATCGCTTTCCGGGTTCGACGACAGCGCCCGACGCCGCAGTGAATCCGCCCGTGATGTGGTGTTGCTCGACCGCCCTCACCTCGAGGCTCTCATCAGTGGGGTCGTCTCTGGGCCTGAGCTGATCTCTGGGGTGAATCGGGCGCTGTCCGTGCTGGGGCATCCGGAGATTCCGCTGGCATTCCTTCTGCGTCCGCGCCGGGCTGAGCCGCAGTCGTCGCTGGCCCTGGGCGTCCCCGACGGATTCACCGCCGCGTCGGTGGCCGCGCAGGATGGCGTCGAAGCCGACGTGATCGCGCACGGCCAGAGTCTGTCGGGTATCGCGGTCGGCGGCGGTCACCTACTGATCACGTCGCCGGACGGCGTCATGACTGTCCCGGGCCGGCCCGGGAGGTCCGGGACGAAGCTGCGCCCACGGCTGGAGCTGACCGGCGCTACCGGAAGTCCGCTGCACTGCGGGAACGGGGAGCTTCTCGTGGTACGTGGAGGCGGAGTGCTGCGCAGCAGAGCCGACGAGCTCACCGTGACCGCAGGCGGTTTCACCCGCGCGCCGCTGCTGTTCCAGGGCCCGGATGCGGCGGCGTGGCTGCTCGACCTCGGCACGGACGAGGACGATTGGACAGGGAACCAAGCCGCGAACCTTGTCCAGGTGGGACGCGAGCTCGGCGATGAGCAGCGGTGGCCGGCCGGCCTGCCCGCAGGCAATTGCCGGGCGGCATGCTGGTTGCACGATCGAGTCTTTTTTGTGCTCGGTAGCGGACACAGCGCGGTCGTGGACCTCGACACCGGCTCGTCTCGGTGGATTCGGACCCCTCTGGGGCAGCCCGGAGGGTTGATCCGGCTTGATGAGCGCCGGGTCCTGCTGGTCGGCCGTGGCGACGTCGCTGTCCAGGTCACGATCCTGGACACCGCTACCGAGCACGCCGTGCCGCCGGTCGCAGTGCACCTCACCGGCCACGTCGCCGGCGCGGCCCGCCTCGGCGACGACCTGTACGTTCTAGCTGGGGCTCCCGTCGACGCCACGATCCGGCCGGTCGTCGCCCGCCTCGACCTGCAATCCCTCATCCGCCGCCTACAGGCCGGTGCCGGCTAG